One genomic segment of Natrialbaceae archaeon AArc-T1-2 includes these proteins:
- a CDS encoding chorismate mutase, with product MTRDPEPDDEASERTPEQMELDELREEIQEIDRNLVELIARRTYVADSIAQVKAAEGLPTTDAKQEERVMERAGENAAQFGLEPNLVKAIFRLLIELNKVEQRENR from the coding sequence ATGACTCGAGATCCGGAACCTGACGACGAAGCGAGTGAGCGAACCCCCGAGCAGATGGAACTCGACGAACTGCGCGAAGAGATCCAGGAGATAGACCGCAACCTCGTCGAACTGATCGCTCGACGGACCTACGTCGCGGACTCGATCGCCCAGGTCAAAGCCGCCGAGGGGCTGCCGACGACCGACGCGAAACAAGAAGAGCGCGTGATGGAACGAGCGGGCGAGAACGCCGCGCAGTTCGGCCTCGAGCCCAACCTGGTGAAAGCCATTTTCCGATTACTCATCGAGCTGAACAAAGTAGAGCAGCGTGAGAACCGGTAG
- a CDS encoding shikimate kinase: MDGRAVAPAAGTVLNALATGTGSAFAIDLETTASVSLDTGGTVTGEIAEEPDADASLIERCVELTLERYAAEAGLEPTEAGGHVRTETETPMASGLKSSSAAANATVLATLEALGLADAVDRVDACRLGVQAARDAGVTVTGAFDDASASMLGGVTVTDNTGDELLAREEFNCHALVYTPPERAYSADTDVSACERIAPMAELVAELALDGRYGEAMTVNGFAFAAALEFPTGPMIDAMPAADGVSLSGTGPSYVAVGDRTALEAVQERWTNRDGTTRLLRTRTDGTHTI, encoded by the coding sequence ATGGACGGCCGGGCCGTTGCCCCCGCAGCCGGAACGGTGCTCAACGCGCTCGCTACCGGTACGGGGTCGGCGTTCGCGATCGACCTCGAGACGACCGCCTCTGTCTCGCTCGACACCGGCGGGACCGTCACGGGCGAGATCGCCGAGGAACCCGACGCGGACGCCTCGTTGATCGAACGCTGCGTCGAACTGACACTCGAACGCTACGCCGCCGAGGCAGGCCTCGAGCCGACCGAGGCCGGCGGACACGTCCGCACCGAGACCGAGACCCCGATGGCGTCGGGACTGAAGAGTTCGAGCGCCGCTGCGAACGCGACGGTGCTCGCAACGCTCGAGGCGCTCGGGCTCGCCGACGCGGTCGATCGGGTCGACGCCTGCCGACTCGGCGTGCAGGCGGCCCGCGACGCCGGCGTGACGGTGACGGGCGCGTTCGACGACGCGAGCGCGAGCATGCTCGGGGGCGTGACGGTGACCGACAACACCGGCGACGAGTTACTCGCCCGGGAGGAATTCAACTGCCACGCCCTGGTGTACACGCCGCCGGAACGGGCCTACAGCGCCGACACCGACGTCTCGGCCTGTGAGCGGATCGCCCCGATGGCCGAACTCGTCGCCGAACTCGCACTCGACGGACGCTACGGCGAGGCGATGACCGTCAACGGCTTCGCCTTCGCCGCCGCCCTCGAGTTCCCGACGGGACCGATGATCGACGCCATGCCGGCCGCCGACGGCGTCTCACTGTCGGGCACGGGCCCGAGCTACGTGGCCGTCGGAGATCGGACGGCTCTCGAGGCGGTACAAGAGCGCTGGACGAATCGGGACGGAACCACGCGATTACTTCGAACGCGAACTGACGGGACACACACGATATGA
- a CDS encoding vitamin K epoxide reductase family protein has protein sequence MATKTRPANVTDHDWHYSPRTSTLFGLFMAVAVFGWVVSTFLSGIHFWAIPQIPSDAELSGSIEVITSSYAYVFGVPLATLGAFYYLTTIGLAAWWLDTRHPLIVKILTPITASGVLASSYFVWLQLVPIGEICPFCMMSAAATVTLLGLELAILRTSDLPPTTELLADAGSLLERTTFTWPILAVAIGVLTLAAFYGATMAPVPGA, from the coding sequence ATGGCAACGAAAACGAGACCGGCGAACGTGACGGATCACGATTGGCATTACTCGCCGCGGACGTCGACGCTGTTCGGCCTGTTTATGGCCGTCGCAGTCTTCGGCTGGGTGGTCAGTACGTTCCTGAGCGGGATTCACTTCTGGGCGATTCCCCAGATCCCGTCCGACGCCGAACTCTCCGGGAGCATCGAGGTCATCACGAGCTCGTACGCCTACGTCTTCGGGGTGCCGCTTGCGACGCTCGGGGCGTTTTACTACCTGACGACGATCGGGCTGGCGGCCTGGTGGCTCGATACGCGCCATCCGCTCATCGTCAAGATCCTGACGCCGATCACGGCGAGTGGCGTGCTCGCCTCGTCGTACTTCGTCTGGCTGCAGCTGGTTCCGATCGGGGAGATCTGTCCGTTCTGTATGATGTCTGCGGCGGCGACGGTGACCCTGCTCGGACTCGAGTTGGCGATCCTGCGAACGAGCGACCTGCCGCCGACGACCGAACTGCTCGCTGACGCTGGCTCCCTGCTCGAGCGGACCACGTTCACCTGGCCGATACTCGCGGTTGCGATCGGCGTGTTGACCCTCGCCGCGTTCTACGGGGCGACCATGGCTCCGGTCCCCGGGGCGTAA
- a CDS encoding DUF5796 family protein has translation MSARSNVAPSTLSVELQEGGVAVQYLDGRETFYHGVPEPVEGAVQTPPGKEVHVLVTDADGVEGVMTYVNDRNTHDDILESTGVGRIMLDSDDETQLFPGVTVGTDGYSVVVEADLEVVDGRVFVFAEDEISEHGYELVSE, from the coding sequence ATGAGCGCCCGATCCAACGTCGCACCGAGTACGCTCTCGGTCGAACTCCAGGAGGGTGGCGTCGCCGTCCAGTATCTCGACGGACGTGAGACGTTCTACCACGGCGTGCCCGAACCCGTCGAGGGTGCGGTCCAGACCCCACCGGGCAAGGAGGTCCACGTGCTCGTCACCGACGCCGACGGCGTCGAGGGCGTGATGACCTACGTCAACGACCGCAACACCCACGACGACATCCTCGAGTCGACCGGCGTCGGCCGGATCATGCTCGACAGCGACGACGAGACCCAGCTGTTTCCCGGCGTCACCGTCGGCACCGACGGCTACTCGGTCGTCGTCGAAGCCGACCTCGAGGTCGTCGACGGCCGGGTGTTCGTCTTTGCGGAGGACGAGATAAGCGAACACGGCTACGAACTCGTCTCCGAGTAA
- a CDS encoding DUF7508 domain-containing protein encodes MPLAKPWRDLDRETVARAPDRPGVYELGDASGTVLAVDSGVLRDELKSALAYGDGERVRWEETHTLEQADDLAASHRERL; translated from the coding sequence ATGCCGCTTGCTAAACCCTGGCGCGACCTCGATCGGGAGACGGTCGCCCGCGCGCCGGACCGACCGGGTGTCTACGAACTCGGCGACGCCAGCGGGACTGTCCTCGCCGTCGATTCAGGGGTTCTGCGGGACGAACTCAAGAGCGCGCTCGCCTACGGCGACGGCGAGCGGGTTCGCTGGGAGGAAACCCACACCCTCGAGCAGGCCGACGATCTCGCAGCGAGCCACCGCGAGCGGCTGTAG
- a CDS encoding DUF7128 family protein yields MVAQTERDGAIWYECETCGLLFDDRSDAEEHEKRCDEDDSEPPYIL; encoded by the coding sequence ATGGTCGCCCAGACCGAACGCGACGGTGCGATCTGGTACGAGTGTGAGACCTGTGGACTGCTGTTCGACGATCGGTCGGATGCAGAAGAACACGAGAAACGATGTGACGAGGACGACTCCGAGCCACCGTACATCCTGTGA
- a CDS encoding universal stress protein: MYDDVLVATDGSDVADAATKQGTALARGPEATVHVLSVAPDEESRTLYEEFAAAVADDAREAGRVARSTVREGRPAGEILAYADEHDVDLIVVGTHGRTGIQQVLVGSVALEVVRDARRPVCTVSPNATIAETVDDVALATDGWSGSAAATDHALRLAGGADARLHALYAVDVESDVSDTLAAFEEHGAQTTMDVVDQAASRDIEATRHVEQGAPHETILAYVDGEDVDVLVMGTESKSTLERLVVGSVSQRVVPNATVPVVTVRTIEDE; encoded by the coding sequence ATGTACGACGACGTTCTGGTCGCGACCGACGGCAGCGACGTCGCCGACGCCGCCACGAAACAGGGAACCGCGCTCGCTCGCGGACCGGAGGCGACCGTTCACGTCCTGTCGGTCGCGCCCGACGAGGAGAGTCGAACGCTTTACGAGGAGTTCGCCGCCGCCGTCGCCGACGACGCACGCGAGGCGGGACGCGTCGCCCGGTCGACGGTTCGCGAAGGGAGACCAGCCGGCGAGATCCTCGCATACGCCGACGAACACGACGTCGATCTGATCGTCGTTGGGACACACGGTCGAACGGGTATTCAGCAGGTGCTGGTCGGCAGCGTCGCTCTCGAGGTGGTCCGTGATGCCCGCCGTCCGGTCTGTACCGTGAGTCCGAACGCGACGATCGCCGAGACGGTAGACGACGTCGCGCTCGCGACCGACGGCTGGTCCGGTTCGGCCGCGGCGACGGATCACGCCCTGAGACTAGCCGGTGGCGCCGACGCCCGGCTGCACGCGCTGTATGCCGTCGACGTCGAGTCCGACGTCTCGGACACACTCGCGGCCTTCGAAGAGCACGGAGCGCAGACGACGATGGACGTGGTCGACCAGGCCGCATCGCGCGACATCGAGGCCACGAGACACGTCGAGCAGGGAGCCCCCCACGAGACGATTCTCGCGTACGTCGACGGGGAAGACGTCGACGTGCTCGTGATGGGCACCGAGAGCAAGAGTACGCTCGAGCGACTCGTCGTCGGCAGCGTCTCCCAGCGGGTCGTGCCGAACGCGACCGTCCCCGTCGTCACCGTCCGGACGATCGAGGACGAGTAG
- a CDS encoding DUF92 domain-containing protein, producing the protein MTSAVRRAGAFAALCTLSLAVPLLGPAVAIPIPVVVLLGALVVTDGPLFDLFAYPDDYEDGRLYGLMAFVLAATALGVVAVMSSMTIAAFVGAVMLVGYGNLAARLARRRADDPSVSVGAFCLAGGLAAVVGQALALALAGEAVGAAAATIVFLAASGALLASILREVLILYDAPVIMLVVGLVLWLLIELEPAVGSLEVVVALAVTGAFGYVSYVLGAASIAGMFTGVLLGLLTIVFGGYDWFVVLLSFFAIGSLSTKYRYEEKKARGIAEANDGARGSANVLGNAAVSLAAVIGYAASTAGLLALEADVFLFAFAGSVATAMSDTLSSEIGGVFDRPRLITTFERVEPGTDGGVTWQGELAGIAGATIVAALSFAFFPEVDAVGAAVIVAAGVVGMTVDSLLGATLEGTVLGNQGVNFLATLSGALVGAVLVFSVAAVG; encoded by the coding sequence GTGACATCAGCAGTTCGGCGAGCAGGGGCGTTTGCAGCGCTCTGTACGCTCTCGCTCGCCGTACCGCTTCTCGGCCCGGCGGTCGCGATCCCGATTCCGGTCGTCGTGTTGCTGGGAGCACTCGTGGTCACCGACGGACCACTGTTCGACCTCTTCGCCTACCCGGACGACTACGAGGACGGTCGCCTCTACGGGCTGATGGCGTTCGTCCTCGCGGCGACCGCACTCGGGGTCGTCGCGGTGATGTCTTCGATGACGATCGCTGCCTTCGTCGGGGCCGTGATGCTCGTCGGCTACGGGAACCTCGCCGCACGGCTCGCCAGACGACGGGCCGACGACCCATCGGTCTCCGTCGGGGCGTTCTGTCTGGCTGGCGGCCTCGCTGCCGTCGTCGGACAGGCACTCGCGCTCGCGCTCGCCGGCGAGGCGGTCGGAGCCGCTGCGGCGACGATCGTCTTTCTCGCGGCAAGCGGCGCGTTGCTCGCGTCGATTCTCCGTGAGGTGTTGATCCTCTATGACGCCCCCGTGATCATGCTCGTCGTCGGACTCGTACTCTGGTTGCTCATCGAACTCGAGCCGGCCGTCGGCTCGCTCGAGGTCGTCGTCGCCCTGGCCGTCACGGGTGCGTTCGGGTACGTCTCCTACGTGCTCGGGGCCGCCTCGATCGCCGGAATGTTCACGGGCGTCTTGCTCGGGCTGTTGACGATCGTCTTCGGCGGCTACGACTGGTTCGTCGTCTTGCTTTCGTTTTTCGCGATCGGCAGCCTTTCGACGAAGTATCGCTACGAGGAGAAGAAAGCACGCGGCATCGCCGAAGCGAACGACGGCGCTCGCGGCAGCGCGAACGTTCTCGGAAACGCCGCCGTCTCCCTCGCTGCCGTCATCGGCTACGCCGCAAGCACCGCCGGCTTGCTCGCACTCGAGGCCGACGTCTTCCTGTTCGCGTTCGCCGGCTCCGTCGCGACCGCGATGAGCGACACCCTCTCGAGTGAGATCGGCGGCGTCTTCGACCGACCACGGCTCATCACCACCTTCGAGCGCGTCGAACCGGGCACCGACGGCGGCGTCACCTGGCAGGGCGAACTCGCCGGCATCGCCGGTGCGACGATCGTCGCGGCGCTTTCGTTCGCGTTCTTCCCCGAGGTCGACGCCGTCGGTGCGGCCGTGATCGTCGCCGCCGGCGTCGTCGGGATGACCGTCGATAGCCTGCTCGGGGCCACGCTCGAGGGAACGGTACTCGGTAACCAGGGCGTGAACTTCCTCGCGACGCTTTCGGGCGCGCTCGTCGGCGCCGTTCTCGTGTTCTCGGTTGCCGCCGTCGGCTGA
- the dnaG gene encoding DNA primase DnaG, translating to MEDTSKYLIHADVTADGVVERSDVVGAIFGQTEGLLGDELDLRDLRQSQKVGRIDVEISSTAGQSYGHLTIATSLDKVETATLAAALETITRIGPCRADLETTDIEDVRAAKRKEVVDRAKELLETGFDDSVMSTEEILAEVRQHVRVEDVTEYEGFPAGPRVPDSDAVIVVEGRSDVLTLLKYGIKNAIAVEGTNVPDAVADLTRSRTVTAFLDGDRGGDLILEELSQVGEIDYVAFAPAGSSVEELDHHELFAALRNKVPYDAVAGLNTPREAVAATDGSTTPAPPVGEESTSPETASHPDSSDEDEGDASATVEDEPEPESAPTDDPETIYGHAAAVVREGTDRVRFLDADGDVLEEGDAPEAETLLDELETTPSTIVLDDILGQQLLDRMADHDVDRVVARSLGQFVKRPTDVRIYAIDEIAERPPDSQ from the coding sequence ATGGAAGATACATCGAAATATCTCATTCACGCGGACGTCACGGCCGACGGCGTGGTCGAACGGAGCGACGTCGTCGGGGCGATCTTCGGCCAGACCGAAGGCTTACTCGGCGACGAACTCGACCTCCGTGACCTGCGTCAGTCCCAAAAAGTCGGCCGCATCGACGTCGAAATCTCGAGTACGGCCGGCCAGTCGTACGGTCACCTGACGATCGCGACCAGTCTCGACAAAGTCGAGACGGCGACGCTTGCGGCCGCCCTCGAGACGATCACGCGGATCGGTCCCTGCCGAGCCGACCTCGAGACCACCGACATCGAGGACGTCCGGGCGGCAAAACGAAAGGAGGTCGTCGACCGCGCGAAGGAGTTGCTCGAGACCGGTTTCGACGACTCGGTGATGAGCACCGAAGAGATCTTAGCCGAAGTACGCCAGCACGTCCGCGTCGAGGACGTCACCGAGTACGAGGGATTCCCTGCCGGACCGCGCGTGCCGGACAGCGACGCGGTCATCGTCGTCGAGGGCCGATCCGACGTGCTCACCCTGCTCAAGTACGGCATCAAAAACGCCATCGCGGTCGAGGGAACGAACGTCCCCGACGCCGTCGCCGACCTCACGAGAAGTCGCACCGTCACCGCGTTTCTCGACGGCGACCGTGGCGGCGACCTCATTCTGGAAGAGCTCTCACAGGTCGGTGAGATAGATTACGTGGCGTTCGCCCCCGCCGGATCGTCGGTCGAGGAACTCGACCACCACGAGCTGTTCGCCGCTCTTAGAAACAAGGTTCCCTACGACGCCGTCGCCGGACTGAACACGCCCCGGGAGGCCGTCGCCGCCACCGACGGGAGTACGACGCCCGCACCGCCAGTCGGTGAGGAGTCGACGTCTCCGGAGACGGCGTCCCATCCGGACTCGAGTGACGAAGACGAGGGCGACGCGTCCGCGACCGTCGAGGACGAACCGGAGCCGGAGTCAGCACCGACCGACGATCCCGAAACGATCTACGGCCACGCCGCTGCCGTCGTCCGCGAGGGAACCGACCGAGTACGGTTTCTCGACGCCGACGGCGACGTACTCGAGGAAGGAGACGCCCCGGAAGCCGAGACGTTGCTCGACGAACTCGAGACGACTCCGTCGACGATCGTCCTCGACGACATTCTCGGCCAGCAACTGCTCGACCGGATGGCCGACCACGACGTCGACCGGGTCGTCGCCCGATCACTCGGTCAGTTCGTGAAACGGCCGACGGACGTCCGGATCTACGCGATCGACGAGATTGCCGAGCGGCCGCCCGACTCGCAGTGA
- the uppS gene encoding polyprenyl diphosphate synthase, giving the protein MNRWLHRRVRSAYERLLAREISGAPTHVAVIQDGNRRYAKRRGDDAPDGHRAGAETTERVLEWCQDVGVEELTLYAFSTENFDRPPEEREALFDLLCEKLREFADADRVHDNEVCIRGIGDIDRLPERVRDAVNYAESRTREYDRFVLNIALAYGGRNELLCAARSVSRDVADGELEPEAVDVETIERRLYDRPVRDVDLIIRTGGDERTSNFLPWHANGNEAAVFFCTPYWPEFSKTDFLRAVRTYEHREQSWRRTRARRAIALLGAVSEPELADARSVVSRFRDSLPRGERPDEDALESNRTTETR; this is encoded by the coding sequence ATGAATCGGTGGCTTCACCGACGCGTCAGGTCGGCCTACGAACGACTGCTCGCCCGGGAAATATCGGGTGCGCCGACCCACGTCGCAGTCATCCAGGACGGCAACCGGCGGTATGCGAAACGGCGTGGCGACGACGCGCCCGACGGCCATCGCGCCGGCGCGGAGACGACCGAACGCGTCCTCGAGTGGTGCCAGGACGTCGGCGTCGAAGAGCTCACGCTGTATGCGTTCTCGACGGAGAACTTCGATCGGCCACCCGAAGAACGGGAAGCGTTGTTCGACCTCCTCTGTGAGAAGCTGCGAGAGTTCGCCGACGCCGACCGCGTCCACGACAACGAGGTATGCATTCGCGGCATCGGCGACATCGACCGCCTCCCCGAGCGCGTCCGAGACGCCGTCAACTACGCCGAGTCTCGAACCCGCGAGTACGATCGATTCGTACTCAACATTGCACTCGCCTACGGCGGCCGCAACGAACTTCTCTGTGCCGCCCGCAGCGTTTCCCGCGACGTCGCCGACGGCGAACTCGAACCCGAAGCGGTAGACGTCGAGACGATCGAACGGCGGCTGTACGACCGACCGGTCCGTGACGTCGATCTCATCATCCGCACCGGCGGGGACGAACGCACCTCGAATTTCCTGCCGTGGCACGCAAACGGCAACGAGGCCGCCGTCTTCTTCTGTACGCCGTACTGGCCCGAGTTCTCGAAGACGGACTTTCTGCGGGCAGTCAGAACCTACGAACACCGCGAGCAGTCCTGGCGACGCACTCGCGCCCGTCGTGCGATCGCACTGCTCGGTGCCGTCAGCGAACCCGAACTCGCCGACGCTCGTTCGGTCGTCAGCCGGTTTCGGGACTCACTGCCACGCGGGGAACGACCCGACGAAGACGCCCTCGAGTCGAACCGAACGACCGAGACAAGGTAG
- a CDS encoding DUF5778 family protein codes for MADAIDEDLYRRTKALLEPGEIELNGTIVHTQYGSDEDVKMMQATIDVGDIIAEHAGYDPKDCYVYSGNDNTDFASNQHQGRTLEDEEFVWECQQLLREGTFDVVIYYEASADHEAILEEIRELGYEVTGVEGT; via the coding sequence ATGGCAGACGCGATCGACGAGGACCTCTACAGGCGAACGAAGGCGTTGCTCGAGCCCGGCGAGATCGAACTCAACGGGACGATCGTTCACACCCAGTACGGCTCCGACGAGGACGTCAAGATGATGCAGGCGACGATCGACGTCGGCGATATTATTGCCGAACACGCCGGATACGACCCGAAGGACTGTTACGTCTACTCGGGCAACGACAACACCGACTTCGCCTCGAACCAGCACCAGGGGCGCACGCTCGAGGACGAGGAGTTCGTCTGGGAGTGCCAACAGCTCCTGCGGGAGGGCACCTTCGACGTCGTCATCTACTACGAAGCGAGTGCCGACCACGAGGCGATCCTCGAGGAGATCCGCGAACTCGGCTACGAGGTCACCGGCGTCGAAGGCACGTAG
- the hemA gene encoding glutamyl-tRNA reductase — MTDAGVVSGARVTHETGSVDELAAASPDSQRAGVAELYSRSDVEEAFVISTCNRVEAYVVTPDAETGRELLADVFGDVPAETVVYTDHDESLRHLLRVATGLESVVLGEDQIIGQVRDAYEDARTVGAVGPMLETAITKAIHVGERARTETSINEGVVSLGSAATKLIAETAGLEDATTLVVGAGEMGELAARSLADRDVEAVVVANRTVSAAEDLVTALEDDADARAVSLADLESVASRADAVVTATGSPEPILEPAHLGECEQVVVDLGQPRDVRPTADSLDNVTVYDLDDLEAVTERTRCQRADAAAEVEAMIDREFDLLCEQYKRMRADEVIAAMYESADRIKRRELETACSRLEAAETAAEREEVVRSMADALVSQLLAPPTKSLREAAAEDDWETISTALQLFDPEFGPESIVGGDGSPDGTEAVGALEDD; from the coding sequence GTGACCGACGCTGGCGTCGTAAGCGGTGCACGTGTCACACACGAGACCGGAAGCGTCGACGAGCTCGCCGCTGCCAGCCCGGACAGTCAGCGAGCCGGCGTCGCCGAGTTGTACTCGCGATCGGACGTCGAGGAGGCGTTCGTCATCTCGACGTGCAACCGCGTCGAGGCCTACGTCGTGACGCCGGACGCTGAAACCGGCCGGGAGCTGCTCGCAGACGTATTCGGCGACGTCCCCGCTGAGACGGTCGTCTACACGGACCACGACGAGAGCCTGCGACACCTCCTGCGGGTCGCTACTGGGCTCGAGTCGGTCGTCCTCGGCGAAGACCAGATCATCGGCCAGGTTAGAGACGCCTACGAGGACGCCCGCACGGTCGGTGCGGTCGGGCCGATGCTCGAGACGGCGATCACGAAGGCGATCCACGTCGGCGAACGTGCTCGAACCGAGACGTCGATCAACGAGGGCGTCGTCTCGCTCGGCTCGGCTGCCACGAAGCTGATCGCCGAAACCGCCGGTCTCGAGGACGCCACGACGCTGGTCGTCGGGGCGGGCGAGATGGGCGAACTCGCCGCCCGGAGCCTCGCCGATCGAGACGTCGAGGCGGTCGTCGTCGCGAACCGGACCGTCTCGGCCGCCGAGGACCTCGTCACCGCCCTCGAAGACGACGCCGACGCTCGTGCCGTCTCCCTCGCAGACCTCGAGTCCGTCGCCTCCCGTGCCGATGCGGTCGTCACGGCGACGGGGAGCCCGGAGCCGATTCTCGAACCGGCTCACCTCGGCGAGTGCGAACAGGTCGTCGTCGACCTCGGGCAGCCACGGGACGTCCGGCCTACGGCCGACTCGCTCGACAACGTCACCGTCTACGACTTAGACGACCTCGAGGCGGTCACCGAACGGACCCGATGCCAGCGAGCCGACGCCGCAGCCGAAGTCGAGGCGATGATCGACCGCGAGTTCGATCTGCTCTGTGAACAGTACAAACGCATGCGAGCCGACGAGGTCATCGCCGCGATGTACGAGAGCGCAGACCGGATCAAACGACGCGAGCTCGAGACCGCCTGCAGTCGGCTCGAGGCGGCCGAGACCGCCGCAGAACGCGAGGAGGTCGTCCGATCGATGGCCGACGCGTTGGTCTCACAGCTGCTCGCACCGCCGACTAAGAGCCTGCGAGAGGCCGCCGCCGAGGACGACTGGGAGACGATCAGCACCGCCTTGCAGCTGTTCGACCCCGAGTTCGGACCCGAATCGATCGTCGGCGGTGATGGTTCACCCGACGGCACGGAGGCCGTCGGCGCGCTCGAGGACGACTGA
- a CDS encoding 4a-hydroxytetrahydrobiopterin dehydratase → MSDLLSDDEIADLLPQGWDHDGDEIVRVYEFADYLRGVNFAQMVGEIAEAHSHHPELTIRYEELEIRLTTHEEGGVTDRDVELASVIEAER, encoded by the coding sequence ATGTCCGATCTGCTTTCCGACGACGAGATTGCGGATCTGCTTCCCCAGGGGTGGGACCACGACGGCGACGAGATCGTTCGCGTCTACGAGTTCGCCGACTACCTCCGTGGCGTCAACTTCGCACAGATGGTCGGCGAGATCGCCGAAGCTCACTCCCATCACCCCGAGCTCACGATTCGGTACGAGGAACTCGAGATCAGGCTTACGACCCACGAGGAAGGCGGCGTCACGGATAGAGACGTCGAGCTGGCGAGCGTCATCGAGGCCGAACGGTAG
- a CDS encoding homoserine kinase — protein sequence MLTVRAPATSANLGSGFDVFGVALETPADVIRVERAAETTITVTGVGSQYIPEDPAKNTVGAVVEELDAPARIRIDKGVRPSSGLGSSAASAAAAAVALNELYDRGLSREELVPVAAEGEALVSGEAHADNVAPALLGGFTIVSNGGVTQVDADVSLVACLPEISVSTRAARDVVPESATMTQIVDTVGHASTLAVGMTRDDPDLVGRGMDDGIVTPERAALIDGYDRVREAALEAGATGVTVSGAGPTILAVCRRHDRRAVATAMIDVFDSIGVESRAYQTTVGTGATVYRE from the coding sequence ATGCTCACCGTGCGGGCTCCGGCAACGAGCGCGAACCTCGGGAGCGGCTTCGACGTCTTCGGCGTCGCGCTCGAGACGCCCGCCGACGTGATTCGTGTCGAACGAGCGGCCGAAACCACGATTACGGTCACCGGTGTCGGGAGCCAGTACATTCCCGAAGATCCCGCGAAAAACACCGTCGGTGCGGTCGTCGAGGAACTCGATGCACCTGCTCGGATCCGGATCGACAAGGGCGTCAGACCGTCCTCGGGACTCGGTTCCTCGGCCGCAAGCGCCGCCGCAGCCGCCGTTGCACTGAACGAACTCTACGACCGCGGCCTCTCGCGAGAGGAACTCGTCCCCGTCGCTGCCGAGGGCGAGGCACTCGTCTCGGGCGAGGCCCACGCCGACAACGTCGCACCCGCTCTGTTGGGCGGATTCACCATCGTCAGCAATGGGGGGGTCACGCAGGTCGACGCCGACGTCTCGCTGGTCGCCTGCCTCCCCGAGATTTCGGTTTCGACGCGTGCTGCACGCGACGTCGTCCCCGAGTCGGCGACGATGACACAGATCGTCGACACCGTCGGTCACGCGTCGACGCTCGCCGTCGGGATGACTCGCGACGACCCCGACCTCGTCGGCCGCGGTATGGACGACGGCATCGTTACCCCCGAACGGGCCGCACTCATCGACGGCTACGATCGAGTCCGGGAGGCGGCCCTCGAGGCCGGCGCGACCGGCGTCACCGTAAGCGGGGCCGGCCCGACGATACTCGCGGTCTGTCGCCGTCACGATCGACGGGCGGTCGCCACAGCCATGATCGACGTCTTCGATTCGATCGGCGTCGAGAGTCGAGCCTACCAGACGACCGTCGGAACCGGCGCGACGGTCTATCGCGAGTAA